The following are encoded together in the Streptococcus oralis genome:
- a CDS encoding MarR family winged helix-turn-helix transcriptional regulator — MKQYLKEKISDNQLDLKTAIVLNKAIRTFKPYEAKAAKEHGLTPTQFSVLETLYSKGELRIQDLIEKMLATSGNMTVVIRNMVRDGWISRTCDPKDRRSFFLKLTPAGRRKIEEVLPDHIDSIVEALSILEDGEKEELIRILKKFKNL; from the coding sequence ATGAAACAATATTTGAAAGAGAAAATTTCCGATAATCAATTAGACTTAAAAACGGCTATCGTCCTCAATAAAGCCATACGAACTTTTAAACCATATGAAGCCAAGGCTGCTAAAGAACACGGGCTAACACCCACCCAATTTTCAGTTTTGGAAACCCTCTATAGCAAGGGGGAACTACGCATTCAGGATTTGATTGAAAAAATGTTGGCCACTTCTGGAAACATGACTGTTGTCATTCGAAATATGGTTCGAGATGGATGGATTTCTAGAACTTGTGACCCGAAAGATCGTCGCTCTTTTTTCCTGAAATTAACACCTGCAGGACGCAGAAAAATCGAAGAGGTTCTTCCTGACCATATCGATTCGATCGTAGAAGCACTCAGCATCTTGGAAGATGGTGAAAAGGAGGAGTTAATCCGCATTTTAAAAAAATTTAAAAATTTGTGA
- a CDS encoding cell wall elongation regulator TseB-like domain-containing protein yields the protein MKLRQKKAKNKLLLQYGIGIALVVLVMTTSFLYLISLSMKPYQDARVEGEKLAKQYAELEQADQVDFYNGLEGYYSVLGHNKKQEAIAVLIEKNDHKIYVYQLDKGISQDKAATISREKGASDIDKITFGRYQDKPIWEVKSGNQYYLVDFETGAVIQ from the coding sequence GTGAAACTAAGACAGAAAAAAGCAAAAAACAAGCTACTTTTACAGTATGGAATCGGCATTGCTCTGGTAGTACTAGTCATGACGACTTCCTTCCTTTATCTGATATCACTCAGCATGAAACCCTATCAAGATGCTAGAGTTGAGGGAGAAAAACTAGCCAAGCAGTATGCAGAATTGGAACAGGCAGATCAGGTTGATTTTTATAATGGACTAGAAGGTTATTACAGTGTTCTGGGACATAATAAAAAGCAAGAGGCCATTGCCGTACTGATTGAAAAGAATGACCACAAGATTTATGTTTATCAGCTTGATAAGGGGATTTCTCAAGACAAGGCAGCGACGATTTCGAGGGAAAAAGGAGCTAGCGACATTGACAAGATTACCTTTGGTCGTTATCAGGACAAGCCGATTTGGGAAGTCAAGTCAGGAAACCAGTACTATCTGGTCGACTTTGAAACAGGAGCAGTGATCCAATAA
- a CDS encoding pyridoxal phosphate-dependent aminotransferase, protein MKLSKRVLEMEESVTLASDARAKALKAQGKDVLFLTLGQPDFHTPENIQDAAVEAIRDGRASFYTVASGLPELKAAVNTYFERYYGYSVAANEVTFATGAKFSLYTFFMAVVNPGDEVIIPTPYWVSYGDQVKMAEGVPVFVQAKEDNHFKVTVEQLEAARTDKTKVLVLNSPSNPTGMIYSREELLAIGNWAVEHDVLILADDIYGRLVYNGNEFVPISSLSEAIRQQTIVINGVSKAYAMTGWRVGYAVGNPEIIAAMSKLTGQTTSNLTAVSQYATIEALTGPQDSVETMRQAFEERLNTIYPLLCQVPGFEVVKPQGAFYLFPNVKKAMEMKGYTDVTEFTTAILEEVGLALITGAGFGAPENVRLSYATDLDTLKEAIRRLHQFMEK, encoded by the coding sequence ATGAAACTATCCAAACGTGTACTAGAAATGGAAGAAAGCGTCACTCTAGCTAGTGATGCAAGAGCCAAAGCATTAAAAGCTCAGGGAAAAGACGTTCTTTTCTTAACCTTGGGACAGCCTGATTTTCATACTCCTGAAAACATTCAGGATGCAGCGGTAGAAGCGATTCGAGATGGACGAGCTTCCTTTTATACAGTTGCTTCAGGCCTACCAGAGTTAAAAGCGGCGGTTAATACCTATTTTGAACGCTATTATGGGTATTCTGTTGCAGCCAACGAGGTTACCTTTGCCACTGGTGCTAAGTTCTCTCTCTACACCTTCTTTATGGCTGTGGTCAATCCAGGTGATGAAGTCATTATCCCTACACCATACTGGGTCAGCTATGGAGACCAGGTCAAAATGGCAGAAGGAGTGCCAGTCTTTGTCCAGGCCAAGGAAGACAATCATTTTAAAGTAACAGTAGAGCAGCTAGAAGCAGCGCGAACAGATAAGACCAAGGTCTTGGTTCTCAATTCACCATCGAATCCGACCGGTATGATCTACTCTCGCGAGGAACTCTTGGCTATCGGAAATTGGGCTGTTGAACATGATGTCCTTATCCTAGCAGATGATATTTACGGTCGTCTGGTTTATAACGGGAATGAATTTGTTCCAATCTCTAGTCTGTCAGAAGCCATTCGTCAGCAAACCATCGTGATTAACGGTGTATCTAAGGCCTATGCCATGACTGGTTGGCGGGTAGGTTATGCTGTGGGAAATCCTGAAATTATCGCTGCCATGAGCAAATTGACAGGACAAACGACTTCAAATCTGACAGCAGTATCTCAATATGCAACGATTGAGGCGCTGACTGGACCGCAAGACTCTGTTGAAACCATGCGCCAAGCCTTTGAAGAACGTTTGAATACCATTTATCCTCTCTTGTGCCAAGTGCCAGGATTTGAAGTTGTCAAGCCCCAAGGAGCCTTCTATCTCTTCCCAAATGTTAAAAAAGCGATGGAAATGAAGGGTTATACCGATGTGACAGAGTTTACAACAGCTATTCTCGAAGAAGTCGGACTTGCCTTGATTACAGGAGCTGGATTTGGAGCACCAGAAAATGTTCGTCTCAGCTATGCCACAGACTTGGATACTTTGAAAGAAGCTATTCGCCGTTTGCATCAGTTTATGGAAAAATAA
- the asnS gene encoding asparagine--tRNA ligase, with protein sequence MTKRVTIIDVKDYVGQEVTIGAWVANKSGKGKIAFLQLRDGTAFFQGVAFKPNFVEKFGEEVGLEKFDTIKRLSQETSVYVTGIVKEDERSKFGYELDITDIEVIGESQDYPITPKEHGTDFLMDNRHLWLRSRKQVAVMQIRNAIIYATYEFFDKNGFMKFDSPILSGNAAEDSTELFETDYFGTPAYLSQSGQLYLEAGAMALGRVFDFGPVFRAEKSKTRRHLTEFWMMDAEYSYLTHDESLDLQEAYVKALLQGVLDRAPQALETLERDTELLKRYIAEPFKRITYDQAIDLLQEHENDEDADYEHLEHGDDFGSPHETWISNHFGVPTFVMNYPAAIKAFYMKPVPGNPERVLCADLLAPEGYGEIIGGSMREEDYDALVAKMEELGMDRTEYEFYLDLRKYGTVPHGGFGIGIERMVTFAAGTKHIREAIPFPRMLHRIKP encoded by the coding sequence ATGACAAAACGTGTAACAATTATCGATGTAAAAGACTACGTTGGTCAAGAAGTGACCATCGGAGCCTGGGTTGCCAACAAATCTGGAAAAGGGAAAATTGCCTTCTTGCAATTGCGTGATGGAACAGCCTTCTTCCAAGGTGTAGCCTTTAAACCAAACTTTGTAGAAAAATTTGGTGAAGAAGTGGGGCTAGAGAAGTTTGATACGATTAAACGTCTAAGCCAAGAAACTTCTGTTTATGTGACAGGGATTGTCAAAGAAGACGAACGTTCTAAGTTTGGCTATGAGTTGGATATTACAGACATCGAAGTGATCGGTGAATCTCAAGATTACCCAATCACACCAAAAGAACACGGAACAGACTTCTTGATGGACAACCGTCACTTGTGGCTCCGCTCTCGTAAGCAAGTGGCGGTGATGCAAATCCGTAACGCTATCATCTATGCAACTTATGAGTTTTTCGACAAGAACGGCTTCATGAAATTTGATAGCCCAATTCTTTCAGGAAACGCGGCTGAAGATTCAACAGAACTCTTTGAAACAGATTACTTCGGAACGCCAGCCTACTTGAGTCAATCAGGTCAGCTTTACCTAGAAGCAGGAGCTATGGCTCTTGGCCGTGTCTTTGACTTTGGTCCAGTATTCCGTGCTGAAAAATCAAAAACGCGCCGTCACTTGACTGAGTTTTGGATGATGGATGCGGAGTACTCATACTTGACACACGATGAGTCACTTGACTTGCAAGAAGCTTATGTTAAAGCTCTTCTTCAAGGCGTTTTGGATCGTGCGCCTCAAGCCTTGGAAACCTTGGAACGTGATACAGAGCTTTTGAAACGCTACATTGCAGAGCCTTTCAAACGTATCACTTACGATCAAGCCATTGACCTTTTGCAAGAGCATGAAAATGATGAAGATGCTGACTACGAGCATCTTGAGCATGGCGATGACTTTGGTTCACCACACGAAACATGGATTTCAAACCACTTTGGTGTGCCAACATTTGTTATGAACTACCCAGCAGCTATCAAGGCCTTCTACATGAAACCAGTTCCTGGAAATCCAGAGCGCGTACTTTGTGCAGACTTGCTTGCACCAGAAGGTTACGGAGAAATCATCGGTGGTTCTATGCGTGAGGAAGACTACGATGCCCTTGTCGCTAAAATGGAAGAACTTGGCATGGATCGTACAGAGTATGAATTTTACCTTGACCTTCGTAAATATGGTACAGTACCACACGGAGGATTTGGTATCGGTATTGAACGTATGGTAACCTTCGCAGCTGGTACAAAACACATCCGTGAAGCTATTCCATTCCCACGTATGTTGCATCGTATCAAACCATAA
- the rpsF gene encoding 30S ribosomal protein S6 → MAKYEILYIIRPNIEEEAKNALVARFDSILTDNGATVVESKSWEKRRLAYEIQDFREGLYHIVNVEANDDAALKEFDRLSKINADILRHMIVKLDA, encoded by the coding sequence ATGGCTAAATACGAAATTCTTTATATCATTCGTCCAAACATTGAAGAAGAAGCGAAAAACGCTTTGGTAGCACGTTTTGACTCTATCTTGACTGACAACGGTGCAACTGTTGTTGAATCAAAATCATGGGAAAAACGTCGTCTTGCATACGAAATCCAAGATTTCCGTGAAGGACTTTACCACATCGTTAACGTTGAAGCAAACGACGACGCAGCTCTTAAAGAGTTTGACCGTCTTTCAAAAATCAACGCTGACATTCTTCGTCACATGATCGTCAAACTTGACGCGTAA
- the ssbA gene encoding single-stranded DNA-binding protein SsbA has product MINNVVLVGRMTRDAELRYTPSNVAVATFTLAVNRTFKSQNGEREADFINVVMWRQQAENLANWAKKGSLIGITGRIQTRSYDNQQGQRVYVTEVVAENFQMLESRGVREGHSGGAYSAPTAGQSAPANPVPDFSRSENPFGATNPLDISDDDLPF; this is encoded by the coding sequence ATGATTAACAATGTTGTACTTGTAGGGCGTATGACACGTGACGCTGAGTTGCGTTATACCCCATCAAATGTAGCAGTTGCGACTTTTACTCTTGCAGTAAACCGTACATTTAAGAGTCAAAATGGCGAACGTGAGGCTGATTTCATCAATGTCGTTATGTGGCGCCAACAGGCTGAAAATCTTGCTAACTGGGCTAAAAAAGGCTCTCTTATCGGGATCACAGGCCGTATCCAGACTCGTAGTTACGATAACCAGCAAGGACAACGTGTCTACGTAACAGAAGTCGTGGCTGAGAATTTCCAAATGTTGGAAAGCCGCGGAGTGCGTGAAGGACATTCAGGTGGCGCTTATTCTGCACCAACTGCTGGCCAATCAGCACCTGCAAACCCAGTACCAGACTTTTCACGTTCTGAAAATCCATTTGGAGCAACCAATCCATTGGACATTTCAGATGATGATTTACCATTCTAA
- the rpsR gene encoding 30S ribosomal protein S18: MAQQRRGGFKRRKKVDYIAANKIEYVDYKDTELLSRFVSERGKILPRRVTGTSAKNQRKVTTAIKRARVMALMPFVNED, translated from the coding sequence ATGGCTCAACAACGTCGTGGCGGATTCAAACGCCGTAAAAAAGTTGATTACATCGCAGCAAACAAAATTGAATATGTTGATTACAAAGATACTGAGCTTCTTAGCCGTTTCGTTTCAGAACGTGGGAAAATCCTTCCACGTCGTGTAACAGGAACTTCAGCTAAAAACCAACGTAAAGTAACAACAGCTATCAAACGCGCTCGCGTAATGGCTTTGATGCCTTTCGTAAACGAAGATTAA
- a CDS encoding GNAT family N-acetyltransferase: MKTTCSIRKMQESDIKDLSRGFISQGWPGREEILARYFLEQECGEREVLVAEVEGALAGYITILPCAKQGPFAEIYPELSDFNVFEPFQNQGIGNLLLEEAEKRVRLISDKVTLGVGLHSGYGPAQRLYIKRGYIPDGTGVWYQNHQPAMNAVCEDIGELVLYLSKNLF, encoded by the coding sequence ATGAAGACGACATGTTCAATTAGAAAAATGCAAGAATCTGACATTAAAGATCTATCTCGAGGATTTATCAGCCAAGGTTGGCCGGGTAGAGAAGAAATTTTGGCTAGATATTTTCTTGAACAAGAATGTGGGGAGAGAGAAGTCTTAGTTGCAGAGGTTGAGGGTGCTTTAGCGGGTTATATCACAATTTTGCCCTGCGCTAAGCAGGGGCCTTTTGCAGAAATCTATCCAGAACTATCAGATTTCAATGTATTTGAACCTTTTCAAAATCAAGGTATTGGAAATCTCTTGCTGGAAGAAGCAGAAAAACGAGTTAGGCTCATATCGGATAAGGTGACCCTTGGTGTTGGGCTCCATTCAGGGTATGGACCTGCCCAGAGATTGTACATCAAACGAGGCTATATTCCAGATGGGACGGGTGTTTGGTATCAGAACCATCAACCGGCCATGAATGCGGTTTGTGAAGATATCGGAGAATTGGTTTTGTATCTGTCGAAAAATTTGTTTTAA
- the wecB gene encoding non-hydrolyzing UDP-N-acetylglucosamine 2-epimerase: protein MKKLKVMVVFGTRPEAIKMAPLVLELQKHSDSIETITVVTAQHRQMLDQVLETFSIEPHYDLDIMGKNQSLLDITGKILEKFDPVVKQELPDIILVHGDTTTTFAASLVAFYNQVRIGHVEAGLRTFDKYSPFPEEMNRQMTDNLADLYFAPTSESKENLLKENHPESAIVITGNTAIDALKLTVQSDYYHDVLDQLDPDKKLVLVTMHRRENQGQPMRNVFTALREMVDLHQEIEVVYPVHLSPAVQEAANDILAGHDRIHLIEPLDVLDFHNLASRSYFIMTDSGGVQEEAPSLGKPVLVLRDTTERPEGVRAGTLKLVGTDPVRVKEAMAALLTDETLYGQMSQAPNPYGDGRASERIVQSIQQYFGAATFVSEFKGGK, encoded by the coding sequence ATGAAGAAACTGAAAGTGATGGTTGTTTTTGGAACACGACCAGAAGCTATTAAAATGGCCCCTTTAGTGTTAGAATTGCAAAAACATAGTGACAGCATTGAGACGATCACAGTTGTGACAGCTCAGCATCGCCAAATGCTAGATCAAGTTCTTGAAACTTTTAGCATCGAGCCACATTATGACCTGGATATTATGGGGAAAAATCAATCCCTCTTAGATATTACTGGAAAAATTTTAGAAAAGTTTGATCCAGTTGTTAAGCAAGAACTTCCAGATATAATTCTTGTTCATGGAGATACAACGACAACTTTTGCAGCAAGTTTAGTTGCTTTCTATAATCAGGTACGTATCGGCCACGTTGAAGCTGGTCTAAGGACCTTTGATAAGTATTCTCCTTTCCCAGAAGAAATGAATCGTCAGATGACTGATAACTTAGCGGATCTTTATTTTGCTCCAACTAGTGAGAGTAAAGAAAATCTCCTCAAGGAAAATCACCCTGAGTCTGCTATTGTCATTACGGGAAATACAGCCATTGATGCCTTGAAACTAACCGTTCAATCGGATTACTATCATGATGTTCTAGATCAATTGGATCCAGATAAGAAACTTGTATTGGTAACCATGCACCGTCGTGAGAATCAAGGTCAACCAATGAGAAATGTCTTTACAGCTTTACGTGAGATGGTCGATCTTCATCAGGAAATTGAAGTTGTTTATCCTGTTCACCTTAGCCCTGCTGTGCAAGAAGCAGCAAACGATATCTTAGCTGGTCACGATCGTATTCACTTGATCGAGCCTTTAGATGTACTTGATTTTCATAATTTGGCTTCAAGAAGCTATTTTATCATGACTGACTCTGGAGGTGTTCAGGAAGAGGCGCCTTCTCTCGGCAAACCTGTCCTTGTCCTTCGTGACACGACGGAACGTCCAGAAGGAGTAAGAGCAGGTACGTTGAAGCTAGTTGGTACGGATCCAGTACGTGTGAAAGAAGCGATGGCAGCACTCTTAACAGATGAAACTCTTTATGGACAAATGTCTCAGGCACCAAATCCTTATGGAGATGGAAGAGCTTCTGAACGAATCGTACAATCCATTCAACAGTACTTTGGGGCAGCGACTTTTGTATCTGAATTCAAAGGGGGGAAATAA
- a CDS encoding glycosyltransferase family 2 protein has translation MISQMLMIFTLLTIWISLAWGLVILFSAVHFWFKHSDFRVDTSPLPYYPKVTIVVPAHNEDVVIAQTAKAILDMNYPHDRVELLLFADNCSDNTYAECLSVQAMPEYAERNLTIIDRTGTGGKAGVLNDALEMATGEYICVYDADAMHEKNALYFLVKEVMKDPERHVASFGRNKTRNANQNFLTRCINQEIVVTQRVHHVGMWHLFKIGRIPGTNFIIQTDFVKSIGGWKNGALTEDTDISFKIMQSGKLIALAYNSEAFQQEPETLKSYYMQRKRWAKGNYEVVLSNFKHLFGRANWRVKLEVFNYSCVFFWFNFAIVLSDLIFLANVLAICLNLFFPDVRVPFAFDADNIYIAQLMLFNWILMIGLYLMQIMTALASQFGQATTKQIWLALAAYFSYAQMFIVVSVDSISSIVLDKVLRRKETKWVKTKRFAG, from the coding sequence ATGATTAGTCAAATGTTAATGATTTTTACCTTGCTTACAATTTGGATTTCTCTGGCATGGGGCTTGGTAATTCTCTTTTCGGCAGTACACTTTTGGTTTAAACACAGTGATTTTCGTGTAGACACTTCGCCGCTACCTTATTATCCGAAGGTCACCATTGTTGTTCCTGCTCATAATGAGGATGTGGTTATTGCCCAAACGGCAAAAGCTATCTTGGATATGAACTATCCTCACGACCGTGTGGAGTTGCTCTTGTTTGCGGATAACTGTTCAGATAATACCTATGCAGAGTGTTTGTCTGTACAAGCCATGCCTGAATATGCAGAAAGAAATCTGACTATTATCGACCGTACTGGTACGGGAGGAAAAGCAGGCGTTCTAAATGATGCTTTGGAGATGGCAACAGGTGAATACATCTGTGTTTATGATGCAGATGCCATGCATGAAAAAAATGCCCTCTATTTCCTTGTGAAAGAAGTGATGAAGGACCCAGAACGTCACGTGGCATCTTTCGGTCGCAACAAGACTCGAAACGCCAATCAAAATTTCTTGACACGTTGTATTAACCAAGAGATCGTTGTTACTCAGCGCGTGCACCACGTTGGAATGTGGCATCTCTTTAAAATTGGGCGTATTCCAGGAACTAACTTTATCATTCAAACCGACTTTGTAAAGAGTATCGGTGGTTGGAAAAATGGTGCCTTGACAGAGGATACCGATATTTCCTTCAAAATCATGCAGAGTGGTAAATTGATTGCCCTTGCCTATAATTCAGAGGCTTTCCAACAAGAACCTGAGACCTTAAAAAGTTACTATATGCAACGTAAACGTTGGGCAAAAGGAAATTATGAAGTAGTTCTCTCGAACTTTAAGCATTTATTTGGCAGAGCAAACTGGCGCGTTAAACTAGAAGTCTTTAACTATTCTTGTGTTTTCTTTTGGTTTAACTTTGCCATTGTCCTATCGGATTTGATTTTCCTAGCGAATGTGCTAGCAATCTGCCTTAATCTTTTCTTCCCAGATGTCAGGGTTCCATTTGCTTTTGATGCGGACAATATCTACATCGCCCAGCTCATGCTCTTCAACTGGATTCTCATGATTGGTCTTTATCTGATGCAAATTATGACAGCATTGGCAAGTCAGTTTGGACAAGCGACGACTAAACAAATCTGGTTGGCCTTGGCAGCCTATTTCTCTTATGCACAGATGTTTATCGTTGTATCCGTTGATTCCATTTCTTCAATCGTGCTGGACAAGGTACTCCGACGAAAAGAAACCAAGTGGGTTAAAACCAAGCGATTTGCAGGATAG
- a CDS encoding glycosyl hydrolase family 8, producing MKTNKLKYVWFVLILSIFCLALFLVRGRTKIEMRNRIYSQWSQQFLVTKGDQSYVRTTNDSEETTVLSEAQSYGMLITVLAAQKGQATQADFESLYRYYQNHRIEGTQLMSWKQVITNGSESVEKQNATDGDLYIAYSLIEAAKQWPDKAQEYQEQAKKILADILQYNFNEETGVLTVGNWANKDSDYYYLMRTSDTLPHYFQSFYDLTGNKQWLDIKDKMLGQLEQISSHSDTGLLPDFIWAEKSGARLVDANTIESQYDGAYSYNACRLPYHLSQSQDERSQKLVQKMMDFFMKEQRIYAGYDLNGTALNQYQAGSFLAPITYASDKGEGYLKLLQQNKYIFTQDLPLDNYYDATMITMIALEMF from the coding sequence ATGAAAACGAATAAATTAAAATATGTCTGGTTTGTGCTCATCCTTTCTATCTTTTGTTTAGCCTTGTTTTTAGTAAGAGGAAGGACTAAAATCGAGATGCGTAATCGAATTTACAGCCAATGGAGTCAGCAGTTCCTTGTTACAAAAGGCGATCAGTCTTATGTTCGTACGACGAATGATTCTGAGGAAACGACAGTTCTATCAGAGGCCCAAAGTTACGGCATGCTCATAACGGTTTTAGCAGCCCAAAAAGGGCAAGCAACACAAGCAGATTTTGAGAGTCTTTATCGTTACTACCAAAATCATCGTATTGAGGGAACGCAGTTGATGTCTTGGAAGCAAGTAATCACAAATGGTAGCGAATCGGTTGAGAAGCAGAACGCAACTGATGGAGATCTCTATATCGCTTATTCTTTAATTGAAGCTGCCAAACAGTGGCCAGATAAAGCACAGGAATACCAAGAACAAGCTAAAAAGATCTTGGCTGATATCCTTCAATACAATTTCAACGAAGAGACAGGTGTTCTGACAGTAGGGAACTGGGCCAACAAGGATTCCGATTACTATTACTTGATGCGGACGTCTGATACTCTTCCTCACTATTTCCAATCTTTCTATGACCTGACTGGAAATAAACAGTGGTTAGACATTAAGGATAAGATGCTTGGGCAATTGGAGCAAATCAGTTCTCATTCTGATACGGGTCTCTTGCCAGACTTTATCTGGGCTGAGAAGTCAGGGGCACGTCTTGTTGATGCCAACACTATCGAATCTCAATACGATGGGGCTTATTCTTATAATGCTTGTCGTTTGCCTTATCACCTGTCACAGAGCCAGGATGAAAGAAGCCAAAAACTCGTTCAAAAGATGATGGATTTCTTTATGAAAGAGCAACGCATTTATGCTGGCTATGACTTGAACGGAACGGCCCTCAATCAATACCAGGCAGGTAGTTTCTTGGCACCGATTACCTACGCGTCTGACAAGGGAGAAGGCTATCTGAAACTTCTTCAGCAAAATAAATACATTTTCACACAAGATTTACCTTTGGACAACTACTATGATGCAACGATGATTACCATGATTGCTCTAGAGATGTTCTAG
- a CDS encoding bifunctional Cof-type HAD-IIB family hydrolase/peptidylprolyl isomerase, translating to MDAKLKYKAKRIKIVFFDIDDTLRTSKTGFIPATIPTVFKQLREKGILTGIASGRGIFGVVPEIRDLKPDFFVTLNGAYIEDKKGKVIYQHQIDKSDVEEYVSWTKEEGIEYGLVGSHDAKLSTRTELISEAIDPIYPNLDVDPNFHEKTDIYQMWTFEDKGADLHLPESLSDKLRMVRWHEHSSDIVPISGSKATGVAKVVEHIGLKPENVMVFGDGLNDLELFDYAGISIAMGVSHDKIKEKADYITKTVEEDGIFDALEGFGMVEKELHFPQVDIETVEGPLATIKTNHGDLRIKLFPEQAPKTVANFVALSKDGYYDGVIFHRIIKDFMIQGGDPTGTGMGGESIYGDSFEDEFSEELYNIRGALSMANAGPNTNGSQFFIVQNQHLPYSKKEIARGGWPEPIAEIYAEQGGTPHLDRRHTVFGQLLDAESFAVLDAIAAVETGAMDKPVEDVVIETIEIED from the coding sequence ATGGATGCAAAATTAAAATACAAGGCAAAGAGGATTAAAATCGTCTTTTTTGATATTGATGATACCTTGCGTACGTCAAAGACAGGTTTTATTCCAGCTACAATTCCCACTGTCTTTAAACAGTTGCGTGAAAAAGGAATTTTAACAGGAATTGCCTCTGGGCGCGGTATTTTCGGTGTTGTTCCAGAGATTCGTGATCTCAAACCTGACTTTTTTGTAACCCTAAATGGGGCCTATATTGAAGATAAAAAAGGGAAGGTGATTTATCAACATCAGATTGACAAGTCAGATGTTGAGGAGTATGTCTCTTGGACGAAGGAAGAGGGAATTGAGTACGGCCTGGTTGGTAGTCATGACGCCAAACTCTCCACGCGAACAGAACTGATCAGTGAAGCTATTGATCCGATTTATCCAAACTTGGATGTGGATCCTAACTTCCATGAAAAAACGGATATATACCAGATGTGGACCTTTGAGGATAAAGGGGCTGATTTGCACCTACCAGAGTCTTTATCGGATAAACTTCGCATGGTGCGTTGGCATGAACATTCATCTGATATCGTGCCGATTTCAGGATCCAAAGCAACTGGTGTAGCCAAGGTGGTAGAACATATAGGCTTGAAACCAGAGAATGTCATGGTCTTTGGGGATGGTCTCAATGACTTGGAACTCTTTGATTATGCTGGAATCAGTATTGCTATGGGTGTTTCCCATGATAAAATCAAAGAAAAAGCAGATTATATTACAAAAACAGTAGAAGAAGATGGCATTTTTGATGCCTTAGAAGGATTTGGTATGGTAGAAAAAGAATTGCATTTCCCACAAGTAGACATTGAAACAGTAGAAGGTCCTCTTGCGACCATTAAAACAAATCACGGAGACTTGCGTATCAAGCTCTTCCCTGAACAGGCTCCCAAAACAGTAGCAAACTTTGTTGCTCTGTCAAAAGACGGTTACTATGATGGTGTGATTTTCCACCGAATTATCAAGGACTTTATGATCCAAGGTGGAGACCCAACTGGTACTGGTATGGGTGGTGAGTCAATCTACGGCGACTCTTTTGAAGATGAATTTTCAGAAGAACTCTACAATATCCGTGGTGCCCTTTCTATGGCCAATGCTGGTCCAAATACCAATGGTAGCCAGTTCTTTATCGTGCAAAACCAACATTTGCCATATTCTAAGAAAGAGATTGCGCGTGGTGGCTGGCCAGAACCAATAGCTGAGATTTATGCAGAACAAGGTGGAACTCCTCACCTTGACCGTCGTCATACTGTTTTCGGGCAGTTGCTAGATGCTGAATCTTTTGCGGTCTTGGATGCCATTGCAGCTGTTGAGACAGGTGCAATGGACAAGCCAGTTGAAGATGTAGTAATTGAAACGATTGAAATTGAGGACTAG
- a CDS encoding S1 RNA-binding domain-containing protein translates to MKIGDKLNGRITGIQPYGAFVELETGVTGLIHISEIRTGFIENIYDILKIGDEVQVQVVDFDEYTGKASLSIRTLEEEKHQLPRRRRFSNDRIKHGFAPLGRMMPVWTREALEHLKKKP, encoded by the coding sequence ATGAAAATTGGTGATAAGCTAAACGGGCGTATTACAGGAATTCAGCCCTATGGTGCCTTTGTCGAGTTAGAGACAGGGGTGACAGGGCTGATTCACATCTCGGAGATTCGGACGGGATTTATTGAAAATATCTATGACATTTTAAAAATTGGCGATGAAGTTCAAGTTCAGGTGGTGGATTTTGACGAATACACTGGGAAGGCCAGTCTTTCTATCCGTACCTTGGAAGAGGAAAAACATCAATTGCCAAGACGGAGACGTTTTTCAAATGATCGGATCAAGCACGGTTTTGCACCACTTGGACGAATGATGCCTGTTTGGACGCGTGAGGCATTAGAGCATTTAAAGAAGAAGCCATAA